A portion of the Deltaproteobacteria bacterium genome contains these proteins:
- a CDS encoding efflux transporter outer membrane subunit: MRVAMKLTSKRSPIRLRAVIHAAVMMSVFAGCAPVGPDYAPPDASSPELWHAQLKGGLIVEGLDRQALAGWWSTLDDPVLTNLIEWAVAGNLGLKEARARVREARARRGISEADRFPTIDASGSARLSRSSEETGSGSERELYAAGFDAIWELDLFGGKKRAVEAAEAELQASEENLRDALVSLLAEVALNYVEVRSFQTRLSVAEANLDAQKETYNIAQWRFQAGLTTQLDVEQAKYSLERTRSEIPSLQTGLEQAKNRLAVLLGQHPGSLENTLAEHKAIPVTPLEVAVGVPADVLRRRPDVRRAERQLAAQTAEVGVATADLYPKLSLLGSIGLEALSPGNLFLSGSRSHTIGSTIAWPLFDAGAIRSNIEVQSALQEQALIRHEAAVLTALEEVENALVAYAEEQHRRESLSEATQAAQRALDLAQSQYSSGLIDFTNVLVAQRSLLSLRDQLAVSEGEVTSNLIALYKALGGGWNSLVPDNTK, encoded by the coding sequence ATGCGAGTAGCTATGAAATTAACGAGTAAGAGAAGCCCTATCCGACTTAGGGCGGTTATCCATGCGGCGGTCATGATGTCAGTGTTTGCCGGGTGCGCACCCGTCGGGCCGGATTATGCGCCGCCCGATGCATCATCGCCGGAACTATGGCATGCCCAACTGAAAGGTGGCTTGATCGTGGAGGGTTTGGATAGACAAGCATTGGCCGGTTGGTGGTCGACACTCGATGACCCTGTACTAACGAATCTAATTGAATGGGCGGTCGCGGGAAACCTCGGTCTTAAGGAGGCCCGTGCACGAGTTCGTGAGGCCCGTGCTCGGCGCGGCATCAGCGAGGCCGATCGTTTTCCAACTATCGACGCCAGTGGCTCAGCCAGGTTGAGCCGTAGCAGCGAAGAAACGGGCAGCGGCAGTGAGAGAGAGCTCTACGCCGCAGGCTTTGATGCCATTTGGGAGTTGGACTTGTTTGGCGGCAAAAAACGCGCCGTCGAGGCGGCCGAAGCTGAACTGCAGGCGAGTGAAGAGAATTTGCGAGACGCACTTGTCAGCCTACTTGCCGAAGTTGCCCTGAATTATGTTGAGGTGCGTTCATTTCAGACCCGGCTGTCGGTTGCAGAGGCCAACCTTGACGCCCAGAAGGAAACATACAACATCGCCCAATGGCGATTTCAAGCCGGCCTGACAACACAGCTTGACGTAGAACAGGCCAAGTACAGTCTGGAGCGGACACGATCCGAGATACCTAGTTTACAGACCGGACTTGAGCAGGCCAAGAACCGCCTAGCCGTGCTCCTGGGACAGCACCCGGGTTCCCTGGAGAATACCCTGGCCGAACACAAAGCCATTCCGGTTACGCCTCTTGAGGTCGCAGTTGGTGTGCCGGCCGATGTCCTGCGACGCCGGCCGGATGTTCGACGCGCCGAGCGCCAACTGGCCGCCCAGACTGCCGAGGTAGGTGTTGCCACCGCCGATCTGTATCCCAAGCTTTCGCTTCTTGGATCCATAGGCCTTGAAGCCCTGTCACCAGGGAATCTGTTTTTATCTGGCAGCCGAAGCCATACTATCGGCTCCACTATTGCCTGGCCTCTATTCGACGCCGGCGCCATCCGCAGCAACATCGAAGTGCAATCTGCCCTGCAGGAGCAAGCCCTGATCCGGCATGAGGCCGCGGTTCTCACGGCACTGGAGGAGGTCGAAAACGCGCTTGTCGCCTATGCTGAAGAACAACATCGCAGAGAGTCACTGAGCGAGGCGACTCAGGCCGCCCAGCGTGCCCTTGATCTTGCGCAAAGCCAGTATTCGTCCGGACTGATTGATTTCACCAATGTCCTGGTTGCGCAGCGGTCGCTGTTATCACTCCGGGACCAGCTAGCCGTCAGCGAGGGTGAAGTGACGTCCAATCTGATAGCTTTATACAAGGCCCTGGGTGGTGGGTGGAACTCCCTTGTACCTGATAACACAAAATAG
- a CDS encoding periplasmic heavy metal sensor — protein MSKKMKVLTIGSLLLNVLLIGVIIGDMSHRLHRKDFLGRHAPELASKLSEDKAELFRETVERAHLDNKDVHKQIREARERAMKILTAPEFDEAAYRAKVDKIHELKGCMKRRLANATVKLATQFDQEERKALAHHLRRPPRPQRDSRTARHARPPHHEGP, from the coding sequence ATGAGCAAAAAGATGAAGGTTCTCACTATTGGTTCACTTCTCCTGAATGTGTTGCTTATTGGGGTTATCATCGGAGATATGTCTCATCGCTTGCATAGGAAAGATTTTCTTGGAAGGCATGCACCAGAGCTTGCGTCGAAACTGTCCGAAGATAAGGCAGAGTTGTTTCGGGAGACGGTGGAAAGGGCCCATCTGGACAATAAGGATGTACACAAACAGATCCGAGAAGCAAGAGAAAGAGCTATGAAGATTCTGACCGCACCTGAATTTGATGAAGCTGCCTACCGAGCCAAGGTGGACAAGATACACGAACTGAAAGGTTGCATGAAACGGAGGTTGGCAAATGCTACCGTTAAACTGGCCACACAGTTTGATCAGGAAGAAAGAAAAGCCTTGGCTCACCATTTAAGGCGTCCTCCACGACCTCAACGGGACAGCAGGACTGCGCGCCATGCGAGACCACCGCATCATGAAGGGCCTTGA
- a CDS encoding sigma-70 family RNA polymerase sigma factor: MACLHPHSIVRFEPHDGGRKITGNMDAGFSHLDDESLIRQIQKGSHEAFSALVNRHSNRFYGIAYRLLFNKGDAEDVVQEAFLKLWDRPQLWKSSKQAKFTTWFYKVVINLCLDLNKKRKPLELPEELELVDNNRGQDVLLDTYQKQALVDSLIQELPERQQLALNLCFYEGSSNAQAAEIIGVKVKAVQSLIMRAKTTLKDKVKRYLGGGSI, translated from the coding sequence GTGGCATGCCTGCACCCTCACAGCATCGTTCGTTTTGAACCACATGATGGCGGCAGGAAGATAACAGGAAATATGGATGCAGGTTTCTCACACCTTGATGACGAGTCGTTGATCCGGCAAATACAGAAAGGAAGTCATGAAGCATTCTCGGCGCTTGTAAATCGTCACTCGAATCGATTTTATGGTATTGCCTACCGCCTTCTTTTCAATAAGGGCGATGCAGAGGACGTTGTGCAGGAAGCGTTTTTAAAACTATGGGACAGGCCGCAGCTTTGGAAGTCCAGCAAACAGGCGAAATTCACTACGTGGTTCTATAAGGTCGTCATAAACCTATGTTTGGATCTCAATAAGAAGAGAAAACCGCTGGAATTACCTGAAGAGCTGGAGCTCGTAGACAACAATCGCGGGCAGGACGTATTATTGGATACTTATCAGAAGCAGGCTTTAGTGGACAGCCTTATTCAGGAGCTGCCGGAAAGGCAACAACTAGCCCTCAACCTATGCTTTTACGAAGGATCAAGCAATGCGCAAGCAGCGGAAATCATCGGCGTGAAGGTCAAAGCGGTACAGTCTCTTATTATGCGTGCCAAAACGACATTGAAAGACAAGGTTAAACGATATCTAGGTGGAGGTTCAATATGA
- a CDS encoding periplasmic heavy metal sensor, with product MKRTMAVSALIIVISMWSVAYASEGTGRGGSRGRCSRQELLAQLPADKEMLFHQTMREAREKASEIRAQIKALREEIKGILTADRFEEALFREKTNSLEMLRGKTRATMEEAVVKLAKQFTADERKILAELLPPKPGRHRHLRERRHQ from the coding sequence ATGAAAAGAACGATGGCTGTTTCGGCACTGATTATCGTAATTTCTATGTGGTCGGTGGCTTACGCTTCAGAGGGAACTGGACGGGGCGGATCTCGGGGCAGATGCTCACGACAGGAACTGCTGGCTCAGTTGCCGGCAGACAAAGAGATGCTTTTCCATCAGACTATGAGAGAAGCCAGGGAAAAGGCATCTGAAATTCGTGCGCAAATCAAGGCCCTTCGTGAAGAAATAAAAGGCATACTTACCGCGGATCGGTTTGAGGAGGCTCTCTTCCGTGAAAAGACAAACAGTTTGGAGATGCTCCGCGGCAAGACGCGGGCAACCATGGAGGAGGCCGTCGTGAAGCTGGCAAAACAGTTTACGGCTGATGAGCGCAAGATCTTGGCCGAACTGCTTCCACCCAAACCAGGACGTCATCGTCATCTAAGAGAACGAAGGCATCAATAG
- a CDS encoding radical SAM protein yields the protein MRVALINTNQIKPPIAPIGLDYVAEALGVAGHHVAVLDLCWADDWSATLANFFDKKDFRLIGVTLRNTDDCAFTSRQSFLGEFAAMVKTIRKHTDGLIVLGGVGFSVMPEEVLECCKADAGLWGDGEVGFVQLAQRVESKQEWHDVPSLIWPHDRGWHHNPRSAPTLTELPPMSRRWLDNSRYFREGGQAGIETKRGCSGHCIYCADPLAKGKQIRIRPPKDVIHEMESLLEQGIDHIHTCDSEFNLPPWHASEVCKEMFRHNLGHKVHWYAYCSPASFSLELAQEMHRAGCVGINFGVDNGDEQILSRLRRDFGPNEILNAAQSCQKVGIAVMFDLLLGSPGETRDSIIATIDLMRRAAPDRVGVTVGVRVYPRTKLVDLVSRDQLREGLVGARDESEPLFFIEPAVAGFAFELLDELVGNDGRFFFSDPSRPDRNYNYNANQRLVDAIGKGYRGAYWDILRRYE from the coding sequence ATGCGCGTAGCCTTGATCAATACGAACCAGATCAAGCCCCCGATAGCACCCATCGGTCTGGATTATGTTGCTGAGGCACTGGGCGTAGCTGGACATCATGTGGCGGTTCTTGACCTTTGCTGGGCAGACGACTGGAGCGCTACCTTAGCCAATTTTTTCGATAAGAAAGATTTTCGCTTAATTGGCGTTACACTGCGCAACACAGACGATTGTGCCTTCACAAGCCGCCAGTCCTTTCTCGGTGAGTTTGCCGCCATGGTTAAAACCATTCGCAAGCACACCGACGGCCTAATCGTGCTCGGTGGTGTGGGATTTTCCGTTATGCCTGAGGAGGTTTTAGAGTGCTGCAAAGCCGATGCTGGCCTGTGGGGCGATGGCGAGGTTGGCTTTGTACAGCTTGCCCAGAGGGTAGAATCAAAGCAAGAATGGCACGATGTTCCCAGCCTGATTTGGCCCCATGACCGCGGGTGGCACCACAACCCCCGTTCCGCGCCGACTCTGACAGAGCTGCCCCCAATGAGCCGCAGGTGGCTTGATAACTCCCGGTATTTCCGTGAAGGTGGGCAGGCTGGGATTGAAACCAAGCGCGGCTGCTCTGGCCATTGTATTTACTGCGCCGATCCGCTAGCCAAGGGTAAACAAATACGAATTCGACCGCCAAAAGATGTGATTCACGAGATGGAAAGTCTTCTTGAGCAGGGGATTGACCATATTCATACCTGCGATAGTGAGTTTAATTTACCGCCGTGGCACGCTTCCGAAGTATGCAAGGAAATGTTCCGTCACAATCTTGGTCACAAGGTTCACTGGTATGCCTATTGCTCGCCAGCTTCCTTTTCACTGGAACTAGCTCAGGAGATGCACCGGGCCGGATGTGTGGGGATTAACTTTGGAGTAGACAACGGCGATGAGCAGATCTTGAGTCGGTTGAGACGAGATTTTGGACCAAATGAGATCTTGAATGCAGCGCAGTCGTGTCAAAAGGTGGGCATCGCCGTGATGTTCGACCTTTTGCTTGGCTCGCCTGGGGAGACACGGGACAGCATCATTGCTACGATTGATTTGATGAGACGAGCTGCCCCGGATCGGGTGGGAGTTACTGTGGGCGTCCGGGTCTATCCGAGAACGAAACTTGTGGATCTGGTCAGCCGGGACCAACTCAGAGAGGGTCTTGTGGGAGCACGTGACGAATCAGAACCCCTTTTCTTCATAGAGCCGGCAGTTGCGGGCTTCGCTTTTGAACTGCTTGATGAGCTCGTAGGCAACGATGGGCGTTTTTTCTTCTCTGACCCATCAAGGCCTGACAGAAATTACAACTATAACGCCAACCAACGACTGGTGGATGCTATTGGCAAGGGATATCGCGGGGCATACTGGGATATTCTTCGCAGATATGAATGA
- a CDS encoding transporter codes for MKKFISMTFISLGLAGVLFGIAFGESYPNGAEGIKCATLPPPGFYYKMYNAYITADEVMDPDGDEVPIDFDAKMFINAHRFLWISEDIKLFGANYGADVFIPIWYKDIEVGAYDDSKWNLGDIIIEPFVLAWHGSRYDASTAIAFFLPTGDDDEPADPGENMYTTMFTLGGTYYFDEAKTWSASILGRYEIHHSDYADTDIEPGDDFHFEWGVGKTLAQVWDVGVVGYCQWQVTEDSGSGSSSDKDRGYAIGPEVSVFIPPMKFFVSLRSEFEFSTEGGGVTPLPLGRPEGNRTWLILTKIF; via the coding sequence ATGAAAAAGTTTATCAGTATGACATTCATTAGTTTAGGTCTGGCGGGAGTCTTGTTTGGGATTGCTTTTGGTGAATCTTATCCGAATGGTGCTGAAGGAATCAAATGTGCAACTTTGCCACCGCCGGGTTTTTATTACAAGATGTATAATGCTTATATTACCGCCGATGAAGTCATGGACCCGGACGGAGATGAAGTACCCATTGATTTTGATGCCAAGATGTTCATAAACGCGCATAGATTCCTTTGGATATCTGAGGACATAAAATTGTTTGGGGCGAATTATGGTGCCGACGTTTTTATTCCAATTTGGTATAAAGACATTGAGGTAGGGGCTTACGATGATAGCAAGTGGAATCTTGGAGATATCATAATCGAGCCCTTTGTTCTGGCCTGGCACGGCTCACGTTATGACGCATCAACAGCCATTGCCTTTTTTCTGCCGACGGGCGATGATGACGAGCCTGCTGACCCTGGTGAAAATATGTACACGACGATGTTCACTTTAGGCGGAACCTATTATTTTGATGAAGCAAAGACATGGTCGGCATCAATACTTGGCCGGTATGAGATTCACCACAGTGACTATGCTGATACGGATATAGAGCCTGGTGACGATTTCCATTTTGAGTGGGGAGTCGGCAAAACACTTGCACAGGTTTGGGATGTTGGTGTGGTCGGGTATTGCCAATGGCAGGTCACTGAAGACAGTGGAAGCGGATCGAGTTCTGATAAAGACCGCGGTTACGCAATTGGGCCAGAAGTATCCGTGTTTATTCCACCTATGAAGTTTTTTGTTTCTCTCAGGTCCGAGTTTGAGTTCTCGACTGAAGGCGGAGGCGTTACACCGCTCCCGCTAGGTCGCCCAGAAGGGAACAGAACATGGCTGATCCTCACAAAGATATTCTGA
- a CDS encoding amidophosphoribosyltransferase, translating into MKSLRDNCAVFGLYSDTECVHDIFEGIDFLQHRGQEYCGISTFDGTVRQLTHYGKVASTFRSEELKYLNGTWGIGHVSLWERQPVRWQCQLGEIAVAFSGNVLNADELIADMKTRGKSFYQGYNIEVISKVIMEEPDVVAGIRSLAKKVKGAYSLLVLCKDGIYAARDIYGFRPLIMGQGQGRYMVASESRPIQNLEMEIFRDIRPGEIILINDRGFQTMAQLDSPRSAHCAFEWAYTASLDSIIDGVYVQEARNNLGESLARRDIEEGGLEVDIVAAVPMSGIGHALGYHKRSKINYQEVFLYNRYADRSYTQSSQLARERMAKRKLSVLHYAVKGKRIVLCDDSIVRGTQIFYKVREMKMAGAKEVHVRIACPPFMCPCGFGVSTRSREELAARRYLKSGDITSMEELRNLEARIADEIGADSVKYNSLDAFVAGLGLPKEDLCLMCFDGKNPTETR; encoded by the coding sequence ATGAAGTCATTGCGAGATAACTGCGCGGTCTTCGGCCTATATTCGGATACCGAATGCGTTCATGACATTTTTGAGGGGATTGATTTTCTCCAACACCGTGGACAAGAGTACTGCGGCATTTCCACTTTTGACGGAACCGTCCGTCAGCTCACTCATTACGGCAAGGTGGCCTCTACATTTAGAAGTGAAGAGTTAAAATATCTCAACGGGACGTGGGGCATCGGGCATGTGAGCCTGTGGGAGCGCCAGCCCGTCAGATGGCAATGCCAACTGGGGGAGATTGCCGTGGCGTTCAGCGGCAACGTGCTGAATGCCGATGAGCTGATCGCGGACATGAAAACCCGGGGCAAGTCTTTCTACCAGGGGTACAATATTGAGGTCATCTCTAAGGTTATTATGGAAGAACCGGACGTGGTTGCCGGCATCCGTAGCCTTGCCAAAAAGGTAAAAGGGGCCTATTCCCTGCTGGTGTTGTGCAAGGATGGCATCTATGCGGCCCGGGATATCTACGGGTTTCGACCGCTCATCATGGGGCAAGGCCAGGGAAGGTATATGGTGGCATCGGAATCGAGGCCGATTCAGAACCTGGAGATGGAGATTTTTCGAGATATCCGTCCGGGGGAAATTATCCTGATCAATGACAGGGGATTTCAGACCATGGCGCAGCTTGATTCCCCGCGTAGCGCTCATTGTGCCTTTGAATGGGCCTATACGGCAAGCCTCGATTCCATAATAGATGGTGTTTACGTCCAGGAGGCCCGGAACAACCTGGGCGAGAGCCTGGCAAGACGAGACATCGAGGAAGGAGGGCTGGAGGTTGATATTGTGGCTGCCGTGCCCATGTCAGGGATTGGCCATGCCCTGGGCTATCACAAACGCTCAAAAATCAATTACCAGGAGGTCTTTCTTTATAATCGATACGCAGACCGGAGCTATACGCAATCGAGTCAGCTTGCCCGTGAAAGGATGGCTAAGCGCAAGCTGTCTGTGCTGCATTATGCAGTGAAAGGCAAGCGGATAGTCCTGTGCGATGATTCGATTGTCCGAGGCACCCAGATCTTCTACAAGGTCCGGGAGATGAAAATGGCAGGGGCCAAGGAGGTCCACGTGCGCATTGCCTGTCCGCCTTTCATGTGTCCCTGTGGTTTCGGCGTTTCCACGCGCAGTCGTGAAGAGCTGGCAGCCAGACGCTATCTCAAGTCCGGGGATATCACATCCATGGAAGAGCTAAGGAATCTCGAAGCCCGGATAGCCGATGAGATCGGCGCAGATTCCGTGAAATACAACAGCCTCGATGCCTTTGTGGCAGGTTTGGGGCTTCCCAAAGAGGATCTCTGCCTGATGTGTTTTGATGGAAAAAACCCAACGGAGACACGATAA
- the carB gene encoding carbamoyl-phosphate synthase large subunit: protein MPRRDDIKKVMIISSGPIVIGQACEFDYSGTQACKALRKLGYEIVLVNSNPATIMTDPGMADVTYIEPLNLQVMTEIIEEERPDALLPNLGGQSGLNLSSELARTGVLEKYGVKIIGVEIDAIKRGEDRIVFKDTMKRLGIEMPRSKPAFSVKEAEKIAAELDYPVVIRPAYTMGGTGGGLVYNVEELRTIASRGLSASMVGQVLVEESVLGWEELELEVVRDAKNQMITVCFIENVDAMGVHTGDSYCTAPMLTIAPELQERLQKWSYDIVEAIRVIGGTNIQFAHDPKTGRVVVIEINPRTSRSSALASKATGFPIALVSAMLAGGMTLDEIPYWREGTLDKYTPWGDYVVVKFARWAFEKFEGSEDKLGTQMRAVGEVMSIGKNYKEAFQKSIRSLENGRYGLGFAKDFHERPLDELMELLAEPSSERQFIMYEALRKGASVETLYERTFIKPWFIEQMKELVALEEEILEYKGNIVPDELFRQAKKDGFSDRYLSEILDLPEKDIRERRTSLGVVEAWEPVPVSGVENAAYYFSTYNASDKVETSRRRKIMVLGGGPNRIGQGIEFDYCCVHAAFALRDEGVESIMVNCNPETVSTDYDTSDKLYFEPLTVEDVLSIYEKEKPEGVIVQFGGQTPLNIANELAEAGVKIIGTSPETIDLAEDRDRFRKTMTKLGIPEPESGMASTLDEALGVAERIGYPLMVRPSYVLGGRAMEVVHDEEMLRHYVAVAVDVSPERPILIDKFLEHAIEAEADAISDGTDAFVPAVMEHIELAGIHSGDSACVIPPISIPARHIDTICEYTKKIAVELGVVGLMNIQYAIADDTIYILEANPRASRTVPLVSKVCNISMARLATQLMLGKKLADLDIKPRSIPHFGVKEAVFPFNMFPEVDPLLGPEMRSTGEVLGLADRFGLAFFKAQEAAQQWLPSEGTVLVTVSDKDKHAALDVVRRFDELAFRIKATEGTHKFLAEHGIETEPIRKVHEGRPNIVDGIKNDEIQLIINTPSGKLSKHDDSYIRKAAIRYKVPYITTTAAAIAAARGIAAYRDGHGRVKSLQRYHGDIG, encoded by the coding sequence ATGCCAAGACGTGATGACATCAAGAAAGTAATGATTATCAGCTCAGGGCCTATCGTTATAGGCCAGGCTTGCGAGTTCGATTATTCGGGCACCCAGGCCTGCAAGGCCCTTCGCAAGCTCGGTTATGAGATTGTATTGGTAAATTCCAACCCTGCAACCATTATGACCGACCCCGGCATGGCCGACGTGACCTATATTGAGCCTTTGAACCTCCAGGTCATGACCGAGATTATAGAAGAAGAGAGGCCGGATGCGCTCCTTCCCAACCTGGGTGGGCAGTCAGGTCTGAACCTTTCCTCAGAGCTGGCCCGTACAGGCGTGCTCGAAAAATACGGGGTTAAGATAATCGGCGTTGAGATAGATGCCATCAAGCGCGGCGAGGACCGGATCGTATTTAAAGATACCATGAAGCGGCTCGGGATCGAGATGCCCAGGAGCAAGCCTGCCTTCAGCGTGAAGGAGGCTGAAAAAATCGCGGCTGAACTCGACTACCCGGTGGTCATCCGCCCTGCTTACACAATGGGAGGAACAGGCGGGGGCCTGGTGTACAACGTGGAAGAGTTGCGGACCATTGCGAGCCGCGGGCTCTCGGCGAGCATGGTGGGTCAGGTGCTGGTAGAAGAATCCGTCCTTGGGTGGGAGGAACTGGAGCTGGAAGTCGTGCGGGATGCCAAGAACCAGATGATCACCGTTTGTTTTATCGAGAATGTGGACGCCATGGGCGTGCACACGGGTGACTCCTATTGCACGGCCCCGATGCTCACTATCGCCCCTGAACTGCAGGAGCGGCTTCAGAAATGGTCCTATGACATTGTCGAGGCTATCCGCGTGATCGGTGGCACGAATATTCAATTTGCCCATGACCCCAAGACCGGTCGTGTGGTCGTAATTGAAATCAACCCAAGGACATCGCGTTCGTCTGCCCTTGCTTCCAAGGCCACGGGTTTTCCCATCGCCCTTGTCTCCGCTATGCTGGCTGGAGGAATGACGCTCGATGAGATCCCTTACTGGCGGGAAGGAACCCTGGATAAATATACGCCGTGGGGCGACTATGTAGTGGTGAAGTTTGCCCGGTGGGCCTTTGAAAAGTTTGAGGGCTCAGAAGACAAATTGGGCACCCAGATGCGCGCCGTGGGCGAGGTCATGAGCATTGGCAAGAACTACAAAGAGGCCTTCCAGAAGTCGATTCGCTCCCTGGAAAACGGCCGCTACGGGCTCGGCTTTGCCAAGGACTTTCATGAAAGGCCACTGGATGAGTTGATGGAGCTGCTGGCAGAGCCCTCCAGCGAGCGACAATTTATCATGTACGAGGCCCTCAGAAAGGGAGCCAGCGTGGAGACGCTCTATGAGAGGACCTTTATAAAGCCCTGGTTCATCGAACAGATGAAGGAACTGGTGGCCCTTGAGGAGGAAATCCTCGAATACAAGGGGAACATCGTGCCTGACGAGTTGTTCAGGCAGGCCAAGAAAGATGGGTTCTCAGACCGGTACCTGTCAGAGATTCTCGACTTGCCCGAAAAGGACATCAGGGAGCGGCGCACTTCTCTGGGCGTGGTCGAGGCATGGGAGCCTGTGCCTGTGAGCGGCGTAGAGAATGCGGCCTACTATTTTTCCACCTATAATGCCTCTGACAAGGTCGAGACGAGCAGGAGGCGCAAGATCATGGTCCTGGGCGGCGGGCCCAACCGTATCGGGCAGGGGATCGAGTTTGATTACTGTTGTGTTCACGCCGCCTTTGCATTGCGTGACGAAGGGGTCGAGTCGATCATGGTGAACTGCAACCCCGAAACCGTTTCAACGGACTATGATACGTCAGACAAACTGTACTTCGAGCCGCTCACGGTCGAAGATGTCTTGAGCATTTACGAAAAGGAAAAGCCCGAAGGGGTGATCGTCCAATTTGGCGGGCAGACCCCGCTTAATATTGCAAATGAATTGGCTGAGGCTGGCGTTAAGATCATCGGCACTTCCCCTGAGACCATCGATCTTGCCGAGGACCGGGATCGCTTCCGCAAGACGATGACAAAGCTCGGTATCCCTGAGCCAGAATCAGGTATGGCCAGCACATTGGACGAGGCCCTTGGCGTGGCTGAAAGGATCGGGTATCCACTCATGGTCCGGCCTTCCTATGTGCTTGGGGGGCGTGCCATGGAGGTGGTGCATGACGAAGAGATGCTTAGACACTATGTGGCTGTGGCCGTAGATGTGTCACCGGAACGGCCGATCCTGATTGACAAGTTTCTGGAACACGCCATTGAGGCCGAAGCAGACGCCATTTCAGATGGCACGGATGCCTTTGTGCCTGCTGTGATGGAACATATCGAACTGGCAGGGATACACTCGGGTGACTCGGCCTGTGTGATTCCCCCGATCAGCATCCCTGCCAGGCATATTGATACGATCTGCGAGTACACGAAAAAGATTGCGGTGGAACTCGGTGTGGTCGGCCTGATGAACATCCAATATGCAATAGCAGACGATACGATATACATCCTTGAAGCTAATCCCCGAGCGTCAAGGACCGTACCCCTGGTTTCAAAGGTCTGCAATATCTCTATGGCCCGATTGGCCACCCAGCTCATGCTCGGCAAGAAGCTTGCAGACCTTGATATCAAGCCGAGATCGATACCTCACTTTGGTGTCAAGGAGGCGGTCTTCCCCTTTAACATGTTCCCGGAGGTGGACCCGCTTCTGGGGCCGGAGATGCGATCTACTGGCGAAGTCCTCGGGCTTGCCGACCGTTTTGGGCTCGCCTTTTTCAAGGCCCAGGAGGCGGCTCAACAGTGGCTTCCTTCGGAGGGGACCGTGCTTGTCACCGTGTCCGATAAAGACAAGCATGCGGCTCTGGATGTGGTCAGGCGGTTTGACGAACTTGCCTTTAGGATCAAAGCGACTGAAGGGACCCACAAGTTTCTCGCCGAGCACGGTATTGAGACCGAACCGATCCGCAAGGTGCACGAAGGCCGGCCAAATATTGTTGATGGGATAAAAAACGATGAGATCCAACTGATCATCAACACTCCAAGCGGTAAACTGAGCAAGCACGACGATTCGTACATCCGAAAGGCCGCGATCAGGTATAAGGTGCCATACATCACGACAACGGCTGCGGCCATTGCCGCTGCCAGGGGGATTGCAGCTTACCGTGACGGGCATGGCAGGGTGAAGTCTCTTCAACGTTATCATGGGGATATTGGGTAA
- the hisF gene encoding imidazole glycerol phosphate synthase subunit HisF, whose amino-acid sequence MDTIKIMPCLDMKEGRVVKGIHFVDLKDAGDPVENAVLYQKEGADELAMLDIAATLENRKTRLEWVKNVSSVIDIPLTVGGGIGSLEDIELVLEAGADNVSMNSAAVKNPDLVREAAKAFGSQKLTVAVDARRNKEMPSGFELVVSGGTKPVGKDAVAWAKQCQELGAGTILPTSMDGDGTQAGYDLEFTRAISDAVNVPVVASGGAGTLEHFYEAVVQGGAQVLLAASVFHYRIFSIGQVKEYLQGKGLQVSL is encoded by the coding sequence ATGGATACAATCAAAATCATGCCCTGCCTGGATATGAAAGAGGGTAGGGTAGTGAAGGGGATTCATTTTGTTGATTTAAAAGACGCAGGCGATCCTGTAGAAAACGCAGTATTGTATCAGAAGGAGGGGGCCGATGAATTGGCCATGCTGGATATCGCAGCAACCCTGGAAAACCGAAAGACCCGGTTGGAATGGGTTAAGAATGTCTCATCAGTTATAGACATCCCTTTGACAGTAGGTGGCGGCATCGGAAGCCTGGAAGACATTGAATTGGTTTTGGAGGCTGGCGCTGACAATGTTTCCATGAACAGCGCTGCCGTGAAGAACCCGGACCTGGTCCGAGAAGCGGCAAAGGCATTCGGCTCGCAGAAGCTGACCGTGGCTGTTGATGCCAGGCGGAACAAGGAGATGCCATCCGGATTTGAACTAGTTGTCTCAGGTGGCACCAAACCAGTCGGCAAGGATGCTGTGGCCTGGGCCAAGCAATGCCAGGAGCTGGGCGCTGGGACTATCCTGCCGACAAGCATGGACGGTGACGGAACTCAGGCCGGCTACGATTTGGAGTTTACAAGAGCCATTTCAGATGCTGTTAACGTGCCGGTAGTTGCCTCAGGAGGGGCGGGAACCCTGGAGCATTTTTATGAGGCCGTTGTCCAGGGAGGCGCTCAGGTCTTGCTGGCTGCCTCGGTTTTTCACTATCGCATTTTTAGCATCGGTCAGGTTAAGGAGTACCTGCAAGGAAAGGGTCTGCAGGTTAGCTTATAG